The genomic stretch TAGTTGACCGCGTTCTGGAAGACGTCGTCCTCGGAAAGACCGATCATCGTCAAATTCCGCGCGATCAACTCCGACCAGTTATCCAGATCCTGGCGGGTGTAGCCGACGACGGTCGGCTTGCCCGTCGTGCCGGAGGTGGTGTGAATCCGGACGATCTCTTTCAAGGGGGTCGCAAAGAGGCCGAACGGGTATCCGGCCTGGAGTTCCTTTTTGTAGGTGAAGGGGAGTTTCTCCACGTCGTCGAGCGTCCTGATCTCGTCCGGCGAGATGCCCGCTTCTTTTAGTTTTCTCTGGTATAGCCCTACTTTCTGTGCCTGGTGCAGCGACCATTTCAGCCGCTTCAGTTGCAGATCCGCGAGTTCGTCAGGCCGGATCGTCTCCATCGCTCTATTCCAGAACATAGTATCCCATCGTTTTTTTTACCGGTTGGAGAGATCGTGCCCCATCCCGGCTATGTTGCCCGGCATCAAGGTGCGGCATTCCCTGCCGGAATCGCACTTTCGCACCTCCGGCGCTCAAACTCCGTTCCCGAAACCCTTCCGGGTTTCTCCAGCTCCGATTCTGACGAACCGTCGCATCCTGAAGGAACGTCGTTTGTCGGTGCTCCTGGCACCGCCGGACATACTTTATCTTTATGTGGGCGGGCGGTGCGGAAAAGGTTTGTCAAGACTTGGCACGACACACCGTGTCAATCTCCGGTCCGGTTACACAGTCCCGGGTCGTCCAGCCCCTTCCTTCCCGAAGCGTCTCCTGAACAACCCCCGAAGGACCCGCGCCGGACGGCGGCGGCACAGGCAGGCGGCCGGCCGATCCGCTCCCCTTCTGCCGATGTTGTGTTCTCTGTATCCGGGAGATTCGATGCATTAATCACCAAAAGCAGCCCAATGTTCATTTCCAGAGTGATCGAATGACAGCGACGGAACCCTGGCTCCCCGTCTTCGGCTACGGGGGGCACATCAAGGCGACGACACAGGAGCTGATCATCGCGCGCGGGAGCGATACCCGGCGTTACCCCATACAGACGGTGAAGCACCTCCTGATCGTCGGCGGGCATACCCTGCACACCTCGGCGGTGACGAATCTCCTCAAAGCCGGCGCTGCCATCACCATCTTCGACATCGACGGCACGCCTGTCGGATACCTCTACCCGTACGGCTACCGGCCGGACGAGGCGGTGCGCCTCGCCCAGGAGCGGGCCGGCCCCCACCGGTTCGCTCAGCCGCTCGCGCGGGCTGCCCTCCAGTCGAGGCTTCTCCTCCTCGAGGAACTCTATGATCAGACCGGGCACGACATCTTCTATGCCGGAGAACTTGACTTCCTCTATCAGGCCCGGGAGGAACTCTCGGCCTCGGTCACGATGGAGAATCTGCGTCGACTCTCCCGCCTGACCGCCGATATGTATTACGAGATCCTCTCCCGCACGCTCCCACCGGAACTCGGGTTCCGCCGCAGGACGAGCCGCCCCTACCTCGACCCCGTCAATGCGATGTTTGCGTTCGGTTACGCGATGCTTTACGGCAACTGCTGCGTCTCGGTGGTCGGGGCTCACCTCGATCCCGACCTCGGCATGCTTCACGAAGGGGCGGGGAGTTTCGTCCACGACCTCATCGAACCGCAGAAAGCCTCGATGGTGGATCGTGCCGTCATCCGGTTTGCCCGCGAAGAGATCTCAAGCGGCGATTACGAATGCGGGGAAAAGCGGTGTTACCTCGGGGGAGATCTCTCGGCCCGGCTGAGCACGGCGCTCCGCGACTCCATCGACCAGACCCGTATCGACGCGCAGGTGCGCATCCTGAGGGATGCGCTCCTTGCAAACGCCGAGTTTCATGTGCTGTACTGGTAGCTGCCCCGCTGGATGGTGAACTCGGGGTACGCGGAATGGGGGATCTCCTGCTGGACGAGATCCCTGACGACGACCCGGGGGCACCCGTAGAGCATAGAGACGAACTTATCGAGGATGACCGGGTCGGCGGTTGCGGTGATGAGGACCTGCCCGTCGGGAAGATTCATCGCCTCGCCGCCGACGCCGAGATTGGTGGCGATCCTCTTGATGCACGCGCGGAACCCGACGCCCTGCACTCTTCCCGAGACCCGGATCTCGATCGTCTTCACAGCCAGTGCTCCTGGATGATCCGCATGGACATATCCAGCTCGTCGTAAACTTCGTCCCGGATCGCCGAGTCGCGGATGTTGAGCGCTTCGCTCACGGCCAGATCGAGGATCTCCCTCGTGCGGTCTTCATAACGCTCCGCATAGATCCGGCATGCCATATCGCCGAGCACGAACGCCCGACGCGAGAGCGGCCTGATGATCCGGGCCTCCTCGAGCGCGCAGAGCAGCATCCTGTCCGCAACCTCCTGCTGTCCTGCGCCCCGGGCAATGAGGTAGAGTTCCGTGTAGTAGGCTGCCCGCTTTGCCCTGTCGGGCGCCGCACGTATCGCCCGATCGAGCGTGACCATGTCCTTTGTGGTGTACTCGCCGTTCCGGATCTTGTCCCGGCAGTCGAGGATCCTGGCGTACACGGTGTTCTTCCATGAGGGGGGCATGTTCTGATCGAGCTGGACCGTCAGGTTGTACCGGATCCTGTCGTCTTCGATGGATGAGACGATACCGGCGGCGCGCTCTCGGGCGGCCGGTTTCCCGCTTGCCCGGTAGAACGAGAAGAGCATCTGGGCCATCCGCTGCTGCGCCATAGCGGTGATGAACGGGATCTGGATGTAACCGGTGGTCTGCTCCATGCCGTTTAACAGCTCTTCGATCTCTTCTTCGTCGCCGTACGTCTCGGCGAACTGCGCCACGTCAAAGAGCATCGAGAGCCGGACGTAGGGAGAGGGGATGTTCACGACGGTATGGCACATCGACGAGAGGATCTCTTTCCTCTGCGCAGGTTCGCTGACCATGTCGAAGACCGCCGCGAGAGCGTCCACGTATTCGACCGGATCCTCGATCCTGTCGACCTGCCCCATTGCCCATTCGATGTCATTCTCTTGCCGGTTCACGGCATTGAGGTTTCTTGCGGCGTAGATCAGGTTCTTCCTGACGAACGCCTCTCGCTCGCTCCCTGCGGCATCAAGCGTCTCCTGCGCCTCGGCAAGGTAATCTCTGGCTGCATCATGATCGATCCCGGCCATGAGTCCGGCGAGGTCGGCGAGCATGATCGCGCGGACGGACGGATCGGAGAGGTCGCCGATGGTCTCGTGGAGCCTCCGGATGATTGTCTCGGCCTGCTCAACGTTTTCGAGAGCCGAGTAGGCGCTCACGATCCGGTACATCCCTGTGTAGCGCGCGTAGACCTCGTTGGTGTGCTCGAAGAGCCGGTACATCAGTTCGAGCACCGGCTGCGCCGCCGCCCCTCCTTCGCTCCCTTCGAGCAGGTAAGCCGTCACCTCATACGGATCGGCCGAGTCGAACTCTTTCGTGTAGTCGGTGAAGAACGTGAGGATCCGCTGGATCATGGCGGTCCGTTCGTATTCGCCTTCGATCTCCAGAGAGAAGAGCGACATGGGCGCCGCAAAGATCGGGCTCGCGTAGACCTGCGTGTACTCGAGCATGATATCGACGTAACTTGCTATCCTGATCGATATCTCCTCGCGCGAGGTGCTGGTCTTGAGGAGGTTGAGCGCGATCTCGAACGGTTCCATCATGCCTTCGAAGATCTGCGCCTCGCCCCGGGAGAGGTGGTCCGCCACCTGCAGGCTCCCGACCCGGACGTAGCCTTCGATGAGGGGATCGGCCAGTTGCCGCTGCAGGGACGGGTCGGCGATCTGGGAGAGGATCTGGCCCGCCTCGTCCAGTGCCTGAAGCGAGAGCTGTTCGATCCCGTACATGATCAGGCCGTGGACGACCTTGCCCATCGCAAAGAGGCAGTAGTCCCGCTCTAAGAGGGACGTGGAGAGAACCCGCATCCCGTGAAGCAGGTCGAGGTCGCCGTCCTCAACGGCGAGCACGGCAGCCTGGTCCACGATGCCCCCCATCGCCTCGGCCCGTGCCCGCTGATCCACGATCTCGCAGGTGAGTCCGGTCGCGTGCCGGAGGAGATCCCGGTCTTTCCGGGTGACGCCGACCCGTGCCATCTCGACTGCGATGGTCGAGATGGCCTGCTCGCGGAGATCCTGTTCGCCAATCTGGCTCACCAGATCCACGAGGGGCGACGGCTCTTTCTGGCGGACGAACCCCCGCTCGATCAGGATGGTGCTGCACTCGAGAAGCAGGGTGTCCTGTGTGCGGTGCGAGCCCGCGAGTTCCTTTATGGCTGGTATGTGCCTGACGACCTCGTCAAAGTCGTACTCCTTGCAGAAGTCGGTCACCGCCTGGTGAACCAGCGAATCGGCGATCTCGATCTCCAGTGTGGCGAGGATGTTCTCGCGGACGAGCCCGATCTCGTCGCGCCGAACCCCCTCTTTGATCAGGCGGACACTGGTGTCGAAAAACTGGGCGTTGATCCTCTGTGCACTGCTGCTGGCCTTCTTCATGACCTCGATTGCGTGATGGAAGTCACCCATGCGGGAGAGTGCGTCGGTGATCTGCCGGTAGAGCTGGGCCGCTTTCGCAGCATCGGAGGACTCGTCGATCAGCGGCGTGATGTCGAGGAGGACGGTCGGGTTGCCGCTCTTCTCGACGACCGCGATCCCGGAGAGGACGATCTCTTCGATGGGAAGCTGGGTCTCTCCCGTGCCCCGGGCGTTGAACTCGAACGCCTTCTCGAGGAACCAGCGTTCCCCGCTCCGTTCGGCTTTCTTCAGGAGTTCGAGGACGAGGGTCTGGCCTGCCCACGGCTTTTCGTCGTCGATCCTGAGCAGTCTGGTGTATACCTGTTTTTTGTCCCGCTGGCGGTCGAGAAGCTGCTCGGTCAGGATCGCGAGAACTTCCGTGAGCCGCTCTTCGGGGATATCCGGGAGAGAGTCGAGGATATGTTCGATATCGGAGATCTCCTTCTTCAGGGAGGATTTCCAGGCGGCGTCCACGATGTCGGCGATCGAGTTGGTGCGCCGGATCTTCTGGTTGATCTCGGCGGCGCTTAGAAGGCCGCGGATCACGAGGTTGATCTCACCGGCTTCGATGCCGGCCCCGGCAATCGCCCGGGCCACGTCGGCGTGGAGTTGCGACTGCCGCGATATGTCGCCGATCTCGGGAAGCATCTGAAGAGCATACTGCATGATCTCGACGTTCCGGTGCTTCTGCCCGTACCGGATGAAGAGCGGGATGATCTCGGAGAGGATGGCCGAGCGGTATTTGCGGATGCTGATCTTATCGAAGGCCTCTCCTCCTTTCTCGATGTAATGGATGTCGCCGGAATCAACCCCCGCCTGGACAAGGTCACGGGAGATCCGGGCGAGGATATCGGATTGATGGCTCTTGCGATCGAGTTTATCGACCAGCGTGAATATCGCGGAGAACCACGCTTCGTCTTTTTTCTCGCTATAGATGGCGGCAGCACGATTGGCGAGATCAAATATCTCTTCTCTGGTCGGTTCGACGAGCTGGCTTAAGAGTTCCGGCTGGCCTTCGTCGAATGCCGCTTCGACCAGGGCGGCATTCATCTGCTCGTAGAGCGATCTCTTCTCCTTCCTCGTCTGGGTCTCCGATATGTCCGAAGCTACCTTTTCAAGCTCACGCAGATCGCCAGAAGAGATAGCGGAGTTGATCTTCTGTTTTATCTGTAGCTTTCCATCCATTTTGATCAGCGCTCTCTCGTGGGTTCTGCATCATGCATATCCATTATCAGATATATAGGTTGCCCCCCTCTCACAAGAATGTTTTTCAATGGATTTGGAGAGTTCCTCAAAAATATCGGGGATAAGGTGGAGGATAGCAGTCATCCCGGGCAGCCCGGGCGGAACTGCTTCATAGTATGCCGATCCCGCAGGCGAGGGGTTGGGGAGATCTGGCCGATCGGATCGCCTGCGCCTGTGGTGTTAGTAATCTGCCCTGGTTTTAGCGACCCGTCGCGACTTGCGCCTGCGGTGCTCACGCTCCGGACGTCCCGTCCGTCGCGACTCGAAAACGCTTCGCGTTTTCTCACGCTCCGGCCCTTCGGCCCGTCGCGACCATCATAATCTCCCGGTACATGGCGTCCGCGACGGCCGGGTCCTTTGCCTCGATCATGATCCTGATCATCGGTTCCGTGCCCGATGCCCGCACCAGTGCCCAGGCGTTCTCCCTGACGATCTTGATGCCGTCGATCTTCTCGATGGTCTCTCCTGCGAACGCCTCTTCGACGGTGCGAACCAGTGCGGCCGGGTCGGCGGTATGGTATTTCTCCTTGACCAGGTGGTATGCGGGGAGTTCGTCGACGATATCCGAGAGTTTCCTGCCGTTATGGCTCGCGAGCACCGCCACCATCATGGCGGCGGTCATGCCCCCGTCCCGGCAGAACTGGTGGTCGGGATATATCAGCCCGCCGTTTCCTTCACCGCCGAACGAGACCTTCCTGCCCTTGCCGATCAGCTCTATCATCCTTCTCGCGACGTAGATGCTCCCGACGGGTGTATAATCAACGGTGCAACCGTGTTTCTCCGCGATATCCCGTATCAGCCGGGAGGTGGCGACCGGGGTGACGACGAGCCCGTTGCTGTTTCTACCGCAGACATAGTCCTCGATGAGGCCGAACTCGTAGTTCTCTTCTATATAGCGTCCTTTGGTATCGACGAAGACCGCCCGATCGGCGTCGCCGTCGTGCGCCACCCCGAAGTCGGCGCCCGTGGCGAGGACCATCTCCGAGAGGGGCTGCAGTCCTTCGGGTGTCGGTTCCGGCATCCGGCCCGGGAAGGTGCCGTCGAGCCTGCCGTTGATGGTATGAACCCGGCACCCCATCCTCGAGAGGATGATCGGGGTCGTGAGCGCCGCGGGCCCGGAGCCGGGGTCGACGACGACGGTCATACCCCTGCCGATGCCTTCCGGGAAGTGCGCCACGACTGCCTCGATGTACTCCTCGAGCCGGTCGGGTGCGGCGCTCTCGCTGCCGACGCCATCCCAGTCGACCACATCGAACTCCTCTGCGAAGAACCGGCCTTCGAGCCGGATGATCTCCTCATCGGACATCTCGGTGCCGTCGGCCTCGATGATCTTCACGCCGTTGTACTCGGGCGGGTTGTGGGATGCGGTGATCATCGCGCCGCCGTCGAACCGATTGGTCTTGATGATATACTGCAGGGCCGGGGTGGGGAGGACGCCCATGTCCACCACGTCGCACCCGGTCATCAGGAGCCCGGCCTTGAGGGCATGGGTCAGGGCTTCGCCGGACGTCCGCGTGTCTCTGCCGACCGCGATGCGGCCTCTCCTCATCGATCCGAGCGCTGCACCGATCTTGAGGACGAGGGCCGGCGTCATCGTCTCTCCGATCACGCCCCGCACGCCGTTCGTTCCAAACATCTGTTTTCCGTTTCGCATCCTGTCACTTCTCCACGTCGTGTAATTCCCGTTTCAGCCTGTCGATTGCGTTGGCGGCGGCGGCGAAGGCCTCCTGCCGGTGCTCTGCAAGTATAGCAAGATAGGTTATATCCTCTCCGGCATAGAGCCGTCCTTTCCGGTGGTAGAACCGGGCGCCGATGATTCCCGGGACGGTTGCAATCTCTTTCCGGATGCTCTCCGCCACGGCGTCGACGGTCTTATCGAAGTCCATGTATTCGGTCCGGTCGTCCTCCGACCATTCCCTGACGATCCCGTTGAACGTGAGGATGGCCCCGGCGTGCGAGACGCCGCATTCGCGCCGGAGATCCCTGACCAGCCCCTCGACGGTGTAGTAGTCCTCGAACCGGTCGAGTGCGGCGATCGCCTCCTCGATGGTGGGGTTGCGGAGCACGATGTTCTCGCTCTCGAGATCGCCGATCACGATCCTCGGGAACGATCTCGACTTGAATCCCTCGAGTATAGCATACTCAATCCCGGCGTTGCAGAGAACCTCCAGGGTGGAGTTGAGATCGTTCTCGCGCCTGACGATGACCGACTTCTCTTCATCGACACCGCCGGATATAGCAGCATGCGATTCATAATACGCGGTGGTGTCCTTTCCGGGCTCGAGCGAAAAGCCGTGGTGCCCGAGATGTTTGACTGCTCCGACGGCCCCGTGTGCGGAAAGCGCCCCGATCAGGTTCTTTATGAACGTGGTCTTCCCGGCGTTCGAGCGGCCGACGACCTGTATGATCTTCATAACTCTCCTTCTTCTTGATTCTGTACTTCCGGCTCTTCTCCCAGTTCTTCTTCTCCCCGGCCCCCACCTTCCTGGCCCGGCCGGGCCTTCAGGATGACCGAAGCCGCCTCGGCCACGCCCCGCATCACCTCGGTGATCCGGTCCTCGACGTCGATCTCGTCGTCGAGGTTCAGGCTCGTTCCTTCCACCTCCAGGAGGAACCGGGCGACCTCGCTCGCTTCAAAGAGGATCTCGTCGAGTTCCTCTGCGGTGAAAAAACCGCACATTGCTCCGTAGAAGAATGTGGCTCCTGCTTTCTTCACCTTCTTCTTGAACGAGCTCCTTGCCTGGTTGACTGCCTGCGGGGAGTAGGAGTCGACCATGAACGGGCAGAGTTCGGGGAGGTTCTCGCCGATGAACGTCATCTCTGAGCCGCTGGTGGTCTTGAAGTCTGCGCAGAGGCGGGCTATCGCCCACTCACGGGCGGTGATGTGGGTGTGTTTGCGCAGGAACTGGTTGACCCGCTGGTAGGTGGCGCCGTCCACCTTCTTGAACTTCTGGTATTTGTTCGGGTCTTTGATGCTGTCTGGTCCTTCCATTTTATCTACCTCTTGTTGGTTTTGCTATTTCAATAAGGCTGGTCGAGCGGTGGTGCTTCGGGAGAAGCCGGGTGCGCCGCAGGGATCGGTTGCTCTGCAGGCTACCGGCGTCATAATCGCCCCGGTTAATTATATAGCATCATATGGTTTATGCCTGCCCCTTTGTTCCCGGTGCGGGGCGGTATGATCCGCTCATCCGGGGCGGTGTATTGCACTATCCGGGCACAATACTCGGTGGGTATCGCTCCCGGATACTCCGGGGCCTGTCCGCGGCCGTTGGGATTCGATGCTTCCAGGGTCACTCGGGCTCTGGTGTGCGCAACTTCCAGGGGTCTCCGGACTCAGTATTTGAGGTCATCCCAAAAAGATCTCCGAACCTTCGGTATATCCTAATCGGAGCCCTTAATTCCTGGGTATCTGCTATCTGAGCCACGTCCTGAGCCGGGGGTAAAACGGCTTCCCATTGGGTATCGCCACGCGGGGAGGGTCCGGGGGGGTGTCCCCCTCTCCCGGTAACAGCATTTTGGGACAACCTCTTTCGCTAAGACGGTTGAGGTAATCTTTGAGGGGGTCAAGCCCATCGACCTCTCTTCGCGTTCTCCCGCGTGAGATAATGGGTAAAGATGGCACTATGCTCTCGCGCGAAGATCGCGTTGCCGCGAAGTCGGGGTGCTGCCGATCTTGTTGTAGGTCGCTATGCGAGGCTGCATGGGTCGATTGCAAGGGCTGTTATGTGCGAAGTGCTGGTACTGGGCGCTCTCCTTCGGGGCGGCCGCCGGGAATCCGGCACCCCCACATCGGACTTTTGGGCCACGATCGCGCTCGCCCCTATGGGTGAGGTTGTCTCCCGGGCCGATCGGGCGTTTATTCGCACCTGTGAGGGTCATTTATATATGGGCCGGAGGTGTGGGCTGCGTGGCACCTATGCTGCTCCCGGATCGTTCACTTTCATCCCGCGCGGTATGGGGTTCATATACCTGAAAGGGGATGTATTCTGTAGGGTTTGCCACCCGCCCACCGGGGATGGGCAGCCCCGCATACCTCCGAACTCCGATATCCGATATCGATTGCATCACCGAATACTCTTTTTTTACGGATTCGGGTGAAACCGGTCCCTTTTTTAATGCTCTGGCGCATTTTTTGAGTGATCTCGGAAGTACGACGTCGTCTGCTGCGGCTGCGGTTCTGACGGGTTATTTCCTTCTCCGGGCTCCCCCGTCTGTGTATCTGGTGCCTGGTTCGGTTCTTCCGCCGGGTCGCCGCCTCTGGAGCGACTCTTCCGGCGCATACGTGGGGGGTCGGGGATCGGTGGCCTCCCTCGGGTCCGGCGGGGTTTTTGGGTGATGTAATTTATTGCGGGGAATAGGCATTTACCGCAATCTTGATATGCTCCGTTATTTAATGTATTGTACAATGGAAAACGCCTGTTTCTCGGAATGGCTGGATCGCTTCAGCAGTTACCTCCGGATGCGGAATTATTCGCCCCGGACGATCGAAAAATACCTTCAGACCATTCGGCGTTTCGCCCGATACGCCTGGCTCCGGCAGAACTCGGACGAGGTCCCGTTCGATGAGGCCGTGTTTGAGGACGCTCCCCTGGATGCGGACGTCAACGTCTCTGCGGCCCTCGTCACCGATTTCTTCTCGTATCTTACGGAGAAGCAGGACTACAAGCCCAAGACTCTCCACCGGATGATCTCGACGCTCTCCTCGTTTTACAAGTATCTCTACGTGCAGGGGGCCGTTGTCGCCGACCCGATGCTCGGGGTGGAGCGGCCCCGGATCAAGAATCAGGAGTTGAAATACCTCAAACACAGTCAGGTGATCCGCCTGATCAACACCATCGAGAGCGAGCGCGACCGGCTGATCGTCCGCCTGATCTACGCAACAGGTGTCCGTGTTTCGGAACTCTGCGCGATGTGCGTCGAAGATATCGACTTTGAGGAGCAGACGATACGAGTTAAGGGGAAAGGCGATAAGATAAGGACGGTATTCGTCGACGACGAGACGCTTGAAGAGATCAACCGGTTTATCGGCAACAAGATCGAGGGGCCGCTCTTTGTGGGTCAGCAGGGCAATCATATCTCCCCGCGGACCGTCCAGCACCTCTTCAAGGAAAACGCTCCATCCGGGATTACGCCGCATAAAATCCGCCATTCTTACGCGAGCGAGCTCTATCGGCGGTCAAAGAACCTCCGTGTCGTGCAGGAGAATCTGGGGCACTCCTCCATCAAGACGACCGAGATCTACCTGCATACCGATATCGACGAGCGTAAACGCGTCTATCAGCAGTATTTCCCGCTCTCGAACGGAAAAAAGGAGGAGTGATCCGGCCCGGCGGACGATCCAAATAAACTGTATGATGCTATACGGGTGGCGGCCGACGTGGCACTCCATGGCGCAGGCGTGCGGGGGTATCCGCGGAGAACCTCCCCGTCTCTCCCGAAAGGGCACTCCCCTCCTTTCCCCCTCTCCCGGCAACGCTCAAATTACTGAAGCGCCTACCCTACTCACATGCGCTACATCGTCACGGGCGGGGCGGGGTTCATCGGATCCAATCTCGCAGAGGAACTGGCACGCGGGGGTCACGATCTCGTCATCGTCGACGACCTCTCCGCCGGACGGCGGGAGAATATCGCTCATCTCCTGGCTCGTCCCCGGGTGACGTTCATCGAGGGGAGCGTCACCGATCTTCCCCTGCTCGTCGACGCCTGCGCCGGGGCGGACGGTATCTTCCACCAGGCGGCCGTCGCTTCTGTTCCCCGGTCTGTGGCAAACCCCCTGGAGACGAACGAAGTGAACGTGGCCGGAACCCTGAACGTCCTCTGGGCGGCAAAAGAGTGCGGCGTCCCGACGGTCGTGGCGGCATCCACCTCGGCGATCTACGGCGACGATCCGGTCTTCCCCAAACACGAGACGATGGCGCCGGGGCCGCTCTCCCCCTATGCAGTCTCGAAACTCGCAGGCGAATACTACGGGAGCGTTTTCGCCGACCTCTACGGTGTCCGGACGGTATTCTTGCGCTACTTCAATGTCTTCGGCCCCCGGCAGGACCCGAACTCCGAGTATGCGGCGGTTATCCCGAAGTTCATCACCCGCCTGCTCGAGGATAAGTCGCCAATCATCTACGGCGATGGGGAGCAGACCCGCGACTTCATCTCTGTCGCCGACGTGGCGCGGGCGAACATCCTGGCGATGGAGAGCGATGCCTCCGGTGTCTTCAACA from Methanoculleus chikugoensis encodes the following:
- the cas1 gene encoding CRISPR-associated endonuclease Cas1; protein product: MTATEPWLPVFGYGGHIKATTQELIIARGSDTRRYPIQTVKHLLIVGGHTLHTSAVTNLLKAGAAITIFDIDGTPVGYLYPYGYRPDEAVRLAQERAGPHRFAQPLARAALQSRLLLLEELYDQTGHDIFYAGELDFLYQAREELSASVTMENLRRLSRLTADMYYEILSRTLPPELGFRRRTSRPYLDPVNAMFAFGYAMLYGNCCVSVVGAHLDPDLGMLHEGAGSFVHDLIEPQKASMVDRAVIRFAREEISSGDYECGEKRCYLGGDLSARLSTALRDSIDQTRIDAQVRILRDALLANAEFHVLYW
- a CDS encoding acylphosphatase, which produces MKTIEIRVSGRVQGVGFRACIKRIATNLGVGGEAMNLPDGQVLITATADPVILDKFVSMLYGCPRVVVRDLVQQEIPHSAYPEFTIQRGSYQYST
- the glmM gene encoding phosphoglucosamine mutase, whose protein sequence is MRNGKQMFGTNGVRGVIGETMTPALVLKIGAALGSMRRGRIAVGRDTRTSGEALTHALKAGLLMTGCDVVDMGVLPTPALQYIIKTNRFDGGAMITASHNPPEYNGVKIIEADGTEMSDEEIIRLEGRFFAEEFDVVDWDGVGSESAAPDRLEEYIEAVVAHFPEGIGRGMTVVVDPGSGPAALTTPIILSRMGCRVHTINGRLDGTFPGRMPEPTPEGLQPLSEMVLATGADFGVAHDGDADRAVFVDTKGRYIEENYEFGLIEDYVCGRNSNGLVVTPVATSRLIRDIAEKHGCTVDYTPVGSIYVARRMIELIGKGRKVSFGGEGNGGLIYPDHQFCRDGGMTAAMMVAVLASHNGRKLSDIVDELPAYHLVKEKYHTADPAALVRTVEEAFAGETIEKIDGIKIVRENAWALVRASGTEPMIRIMIEAKDPAVADAMYREIMMVATGRRAGA
- the mobB gene encoding molybdopterin-guanine dinucleotide biosynthesis protein B, whose amino-acid sequence is MKIIQVVGRSNAGKTTFIKNLIGALSAHGAVGAVKHLGHHGFSLEPGKDTTAYYESHAAISGGVDEEKSVIVRRENDLNSTLEVLCNAGIEYAILEGFKSRSFPRIVIGDLESENIVLRNPTIEEAIAALDRFEDYYTVEGLVRDLRRECGVSHAGAILTFNGIVREWSEDDRTEYMDFDKTVDAVAESIRKEIATVPGIIGARFYHRKGRLYAGEDITYLAILAEHRQEAFAAAANAIDRLKRELHDVEK
- a CDS encoding DUF5806 family protein — protein: MEGPDSIKDPNKYQKFKKVDGATYQRVNQFLRKHTHITAREWAIARLCADFKTTSGSEMTFIGENLPELCPFMVDSYSPQAVNQARSSFKKKVKKAGATFFYGAMCGFFTAEELDEILFEASEVARFLLEVEGTSLNLDDEIDVEDRITEVMRGVAEAASVILKARPGQEGGGRGEEELGEEPEVQNQEEGEL
- the xerA gene encoding site-specific tyrosine recombinase/integron integrase → MENACFSEWLDRFSSYLRMRNYSPRTIEKYLQTIRRFARYAWLRQNSDEVPFDEAVFEDAPLDADVNVSAALVTDFFSYLTEKQDYKPKTLHRMISTLSSFYKYLYVQGAVVADPMLGVERPRIKNQELKYLKHSQVIRLINTIESERDRLIVRLIYATGVRVSELCAMCVEDIDFEEQTIRVKGKGDKIRTVFVDDETLEEINRFIGNKIEGPLFVGQQGNHISPRTVQHLFKENAPSGITPHKIRHSYASELYRRSKNLRVVQENLGHSSIKTTEIYLHTDIDERKRVYQQYFPLSNGKKEE
- a CDS encoding SDR family oxidoreductase; the encoded protein is MRYIVTGGAGFIGSNLAEELARGGHDLVIVDDLSAGRRENIAHLLARPRVTFIEGSVTDLPLLVDACAGADGIFHQAAVASVPRSVANPLETNEVNVAGTLNVLWAAKECGVPTVVAASTSAIYGDDPVFPKHETMAPGPLSPYAVSKLAGEYYGSVFADLYGVRTVFLRYFNVFGPRQDPNSEYAAVIPKFITRLLEDKSPIIYGDGEQTRDFISVADVARANILAMESDASGVFNIAGGSRISLNHLASMLAEITGIHRRPIYEPPRAGDVRDSLADISSAGDAFGFSPRSTLEAGLRETVAWFRDADR